CCTGCGATAAAAACAAGGTGGTCAAAAAGTTACGTTTTTGCTTATTTCGCAGGGCAATGATCATCGGATCATCGGTCGGGCCTTCCTGACCACAATTCCAGGACCGGTTATGATCTTCACCATCGGTATTATCTTCACCATTCTCATCATTACGCTTATGATTATACGATACAAGATCATTGAGTGTAAAACCATCGTGTGCAGTGATAAAATTGATGCTCGCGGTCGGTCGGCGATACTCCCCTTTGTACAGGTCAGAACTTCCTGTAAACCGCTCAGCAAACTCGGCGAGCATACTGTCCGCCCCCCGCCAGAAATCGCGCATGCAATCGCGGTAGCGCCCATTCCATTCCGCCCATCCGATCGGAAATTTTCCCACCTGGTAACCATCATGACCGATATCCCAGGGTTCGGCGATCAGTTTTACCTGAGAGATGACAGGGTCCTGATGGATTATATCAAAGAACGCGCTGAGCCTGTCAACTTCATGCAGCTCACGAGCCAATGTAGACGCGAGATCGAAGCGAAAACCGTCTACATGCATTTCAGTGATCCAGTAACGAAGGCTGTCCATGATCAGCCGTAGCACACTAGGCAGTCGCGCATTCAACGTATTGCCTGTCCCTGTATAGTCCATATAATATCTCCCGTCCATCAGCCGGTAGTAGGACATATTATCGACACCTCGAAACGACAATGTAGGCCCCATATGATTACCCTCGCCGGTATGGTTGTAAACCACATCCAAAATCACCTCAATTCCGGCCTTGTGCAGCTCTTTGACCATGTTTTTGAATTCCAAAACCTGCTCGCCCATCGTGCCCGAGCTGCTGTACCGAACATCGGGGGCGAAAAAACCGATGGAATTATATCCCCAGTAATTGGACAATCCCCGCTCCTGGAGATGGCGGTCCGAGATAAAATGGTGCACCGGCATAAGCTCCACAGCATTAATCCCCAACTTTTTCAAGTAGGCAATGCTCGACGGGTGCGCCAGGCCCGCATATGTACCTTTAATGTCATCGGGAATGTCCGGATGTAGCATTGAAAAACCCTTGACATGGGTTTCATAGATAATTGTGTCGTGATAAGGAATTTCCGGTGCAGGCACATCTTCCCAGTCGAAGTAATGGCTGACCACCACCGATTTGGGAATGTAAGAGCCACTGTCGAGACCATTAAAACTCAGGTCCTCATCGGGGTCGCCGATGGTGTAACCGAACAATGCATCGTGCCATTGAATAGTACCCGATATCGCTTTGGCATAGGGGTCAATTAACAGCTTATTTGGGTTAAAACGCAGCCCCACAGTCGGTTCGAACGGTCCGTGCACCCGATAGCCGTACAATTGCCCGGGCTTTAGCCTCGGCACATATACATGCCACACGTGATGCGAAGCTTCCTTGATCTCTATTTTGACGTTCTCCGTTTCGCTGTCAGCGCTGTCAAACAGGCAAAGCTCAACGCCTGTTGCATTTTCCGAATATAATGCAAAACTAACCCCATCCCCGTCCCAGGTTGCCCCCAGCGGGTAAGGCTCCCCAGGGTACACCACGATATCATGTAGCCTGGACTGGTCAACAACTTTTTTATTGGCAATTTTCTTCATAGCGTCCAGTTTTAAATTCAAATCACCTCCATTGCCGATTCAGTTTTCTAATGTTCTGATCATTGGCATGGATGTTGGTGACTAAATAATGTATTTGAAGATACCTTGTCCTATAAAATTATGCCAAGTAGGGAAATGCAAATCAGGGAAGATTTTCCACAGCCGTATTTTTTGAACCCTAAAAACTGCCCGATATGGATCGAGAGTCACTTTTGAAGATGTATACTTTTTTAGAAAAAACGGCTGAGAACAATGAGGCCACTTCTTTCGACTCTGTTCAGTATCCGATCGTGGAAGACTTGATCGCTCTGGTGAAAGCGAAAGGAAAAACCTCTATTGCTGAGGATTTTGAAACACCATACGTTCATCCAATGATCACCGTCCAGAAATGGGTGACGGAATTGAAGGGCCTGGTCAGCGAAACATTGAGCCAGGTGCCGGAACTGAAATAAGTAAAAAAGGTTACAAAATCCCTTTTAAATACACATTCAGGAACGATTTTTGCTGCTCGTATACACTCGTGGGTACCACCAGCAAAACGTCCCTTACCCTAAGGTGCTTGTTACAGTGCCGGACTGGCACATGATTGAAGTCCCTTATCATTTTTTACCAAAACTATGATTCTGATTGTCGACGACAGACCGGAAAACATCCTTCCTTTAAAAAAAATTCTGGAACTCCACAATTTCACCACCGACAGTGCCGAATCAGGAGAAGAAGCCTTAAAAAAAGTCCTTAAAACCAACTATTCTGTCATCATTATGGATGTACAGATGCCAGGTATGGATGGATTTGAAGTGGCCGAAGCCATCTCAGGTTTCAGTAAGGCCAAAGACACCCCTATTATCTTTTTATCTGCAGTCAATACCGAGAAAAAATTCATTACCCGTGGGTACTCGTCTGGCGGGATCGACTACCTGACCAAGCCCGTAGATCCTGACATTCTGTTGCTGAAAGTGAAGACTTTTTACAAGCTTTACGAGCAGCAACAAGAATTAAAAGCCATACAAAATTCGCTGCAACAGGAGGTAGAAATCCGGAAAAGTGCGCAGGAAGAACTGGCAGCGCGGATGCATGAGCTGCGTTTCATCCTCGAATCGCTTCCTCAGATCGCATTCACCATTGGCGTCGACGGCCGTATTGAATATGTGAATGAGCATTGGTTCCGCTATTCTTCCAATGCATCGGTTTTCCCGGAAACGCATCCGGAAGACGGCCTTTGCGAAAAGTGGGAGAAATATTTCGAACAGGGCATTGAATTCAGCAGCGAAGCAAGATTAAAACACATTGATACACAAGAATATAAGTATTTTCTGTTAAAGATCATCCCGATTCTTCAGAACGGCACGATCATCCGATGGGTCGGCACATTTACCGACATCCATGAGCAGAAAATGACCAATGAGCTGCTCGAACACAAGGTTGAACTTCGTACCAGGGAATTGCTCGACAAAAACACGGAACTGGAAACGACCAACCATGAATTGCAGCAGTTCGCCTGGGTAGTATCGCACGATTTGAAAGAGCCCTTGCGTAAGATCCAGACATTCAGCCACCTGGTAAAAGATAAGTACCTGAGCGAAAATTCAGAAGCTGTTTCTTACCTGGACCGCAGCATTAATTCTTCAGCAAGAATGTCACGCCTAATCAGCGATTTGCTGGATTATTCACGGCTGTCGGTAACGGCACATTTTCAGCCAACAGACCTGAATGCGCTCATAGAGGAACTGTTGCTGGATTTTGAGGAAATTATCAGAGTAAAAAACGCCGTGATCCGCATCGATCAGCTACCCGTTATCGACGCCATCCCAAGCCAGATACGGCAGGTGTTTCAAAACCTCATCAGCAATGCGTTGAAATTTTCCAAGGAAGATGTCGCACCCATGATAACGATTTCTTCCGATATCATTCCAACCAAAGATATCGATGTCCCGGAATCACCGTCGGGCGATTTTTGCCGGATTGTAATATCGGATAATGGCATCGGGTTTGACGAAAAATTCCTGGACCGGATCTTTGTGATCTTTCAGCGACTTAATAATCTGAACAGCTACGAAGGAACGGGCATCGGTCTGGCAATCGCAAAGAAAATAATGGACAAACATAACGGACTGATCTCAGCGCAGAGTATTGAAAATGAGGGCGCACAGTTCATTCTCGTGCTTCCACTGGTGCAGGAATCCCCCTTAACCCCAATAAAAACAGAATATTAGTTGCTAATAAAACTATGACAAAAGCGTCTAACTCTATCGTTCAACAATTACAGATTGTTTTTTCATTTTCTATTTTACTGCTGATTTTCAGCATGCTGGCCTCGTATTACAGTACGCAAAAGCTGATCAACAATTCGGAGCTGGTTAATCATACCAATAAAGTGCTGATCGAGGCTGAGAGCATCATTTCACACATGAAAGATGCGGAAACCGGCCAGCGTGGCTTTTTGCTCACCAATGACCTAACCTACCTGGATCCTTACAGAGGTGCCTATGAGAGTACCAGCGCCAGTTACAACAATCTGGCGGAAATGACCATCGATAATCCGGTTCAGCAAAAAAATCTGCGCGAAGTGAAAGCGCTGTACGAGGCAAAATTTGGCCAGATGCAGCTGATCATTGATATGGCAAAAAAGGACCCGAACTTTTCGGCAGACACGGGCTCCCGCGACCGGGAAATGGCCAGGGGGAAAAAGGTAATGGACGACCTCCGTTTGGCTGTCGACAGGATCAAGGCCGAAGAAGATAAAATACTGGAAAAACGTCTCGAAGAACAGCTGGTTTACATCAACTACACCCCTGTTTTACTGGTCATCGCCGCGCTGATCTCCATCATGATCACCGTTTTTGCATACATGCGAATTCGTAATGACATGGGCAAGCGTATTGCGCAACAGGAGCGGGAGGCCGAAAAATACGCAGAAACTGGACAGAGGATCAACCGGATCGAGCAGGTTGCCCAGCTCGTATCGGATGGTGATTATTCGGCCCGCAGCACCGACGAAAACGAAGACGAACTTGGCAGGATTTCGTTTGCGTTGAATTCCATGACGTCGTCATTACAAAAAACATTTGACGATCTCAATAACCGGAATTGGCTTCAAACCGGCGCAGTCGCCATCAGTGATGCTATACGGGGAGAGCGAATCGTCAAGAAACTGGCGACAAATCTCATTAATACCATTACGGACTACGCGGGCGCGCAACTGGGGACGATCTACATTCTCGACAGTGATTGGAATTACAGATTGACAAGCAGCTATGCGGCACAGGAAGCCCCGGAAATCATCCAGCCTGGAAAAGGATTGGCCGGGCAGGTGATTGAAAATAAAAAACCATTGATTATCTACGAAGTACCGGATAACTATATGAAGGTGAGTTCGACCTTGGGAAATACCAAGCCCACGGCTCTTGCACTGCTGCCTCTGACTTATTCCTATGAATGTATCGGGCTGATCGAACTTGGATTCTTGAACACGCCTGATCCACTGGTCATTAGATTCTTGGAAGATAATCTGGAAGCTACGGCAACGGGTATTAATTCTGCTTTGGATTATCTCAAACTGCAAAACTTCCTGGAAGAAACGCAGGCGCAGGCCGAAGAGCTGCAAACGCAGCATAATGAGCTTGAAAACCTGAATGCAGAACTCGAAACACAGTCTCAGAAATTGCAGGCATCGGAAGAAGAACTGCGCGTGCAACAGGAGGAATTGCAACAAACCAATGAGGAGCTGGAAGAAAGAAGCGGGCTGCTGGAAGAAAAGAACCTTGAAATACAGAAAAAGGCGGAAGAACTTGAACTGACCACCCGATATAAGTCAGAGTTTCTGGCCAATATGTCGCATGAGCTACGTACGCCGCTGAACTCAATCCTTTTGCTGAGCAGGTTACTAGCCGAAAATGACGAGCAGAACCTTTCCGGCGAGCAAATTGAGTACGCACAAGTAATCCAGTCTTCAGGTAATGGCTTGCTGGGGCTGATAGACGAAATACTGGACCTGTCGAAAATTGAGGCTGGTAAAATGGAGCTGGAATATGTGAATGTTTCCATTAAAGAAATCACGGACGACATTCGCTCACTGTTCGCTCCGGTCGCTAAGGAAAAAGGGCTTGATTTCGCTATCAAGATACAGAAAGATGTTCCGGCGATTATCGAAACAGACAAAATGCGATTGGAACAAATCATTAAAAACCTTATATCCAATGCATTGAAATTCACAGCACAAGGTTCAGTGCATGTCAATGTGAAACTGAAAGAGGGTGATGCCAAAATGTTATGTTTCGCCGTGCGCGATACCGGCATAGGCGTGGCACCGGAAAAGCAGCAGCATATTTTTGAAGCGTTCCAGCAGGCGGATGGCTCTACCAAAAGGAAATACGGTGGTACCGGCCTGGGACTGTCCATCAGCCGAGAGCTCGTTAAGTTGCTCGGGGGCGAGATATCCCTGACTAGTGTGGTGAATGAAGGAAGCGAGTTTACGCTCTTTATTCCCATTGCCCACACTTTCGATGAGCCGGAGCAAAAGTCGTTCTTTATCAGTGCGGCCGATGAAAATCATACGCGAAAAACACCGGAAGACGATGCACGCTTTATCAGTACCGTCATTCCCGAGAACATTGCCGACGACAGAAATAACATAAGGGAGACGGACAAAACCATCCTGATCATCGAGGATGACACTCTTTTTGCGAAATCGCTGCTGGACTATACCCGGAAGCAGGGCTACAAAGGGATAGTGGCGGTAAGGGGCGACGAAGGGCTGCAGCTGGCGAAGAATTTCAAACCAATGGGTATCCTGCTCGACATTCAGCTCCCGATCATCAGTGGCTGGGACGTAATGGACCAGCTGAAATCGACGCCGGACACGAGGCACATTCCGGTGCATATTATGTCGTCGCACCGCATGAAAAATGAAAGTCTGCTGAAAGGGGCGGTTGACTTCATCGACAAGCCGGTGGCGTTTGACAAAATGGAAGAGATTTTCAGAAAGATCGAGTATGTGATCAGCAAAAAATCCAAAAAAGTGCTGATCGTTGAAGACAATTCGATGCACGCCAAAGCATTGTCTTACTTCCTGGGCACTTTCGACATTAACTCGGAACTTAAAAGTGACATTACCGACGGCATTGAAGCGCTCAAAAATAATGAGGCGGATTGTGTGATCCTGGACATGGGCATACCTGATAAAAAGGCTTACGAAATACTGGAGGAGGCTAAAAAGAACCCCGGATTTGAGAATATCCCGATCATCATTTTCACCGGAAAAAGCCTTTCCATGTCGGAAGAGCTGCGGATCAAGCAATATGCAGACTCGATTATTGTCAAAACAGCCCATTCTTACCAGCGCATGCTCGATGAAGTCTCCCTGTTCCTGCACGTGGTTGAAGAAAACAAAAAGGCAGGCCGCCAGCACTCAGACAATAAAAAACTGGGTGGTATGGGAGACATTCTGAAAGACAAGACGGTACTGATCGCGGACGATGACGTGAGGAACATTTTCTCGCTGTCTAAGTCTCTTGAAAATTATAAAATGAATGTGCTGACGGCGCTGGACGGAAAAGAAGCGCTGCAAAAACTGGAAGAAAATCCTTCGGTGGATGTAGTTTTGCTCGACATGATGATGCCCCAGATGGACGGCTATGAAACCGCCAGGAGAATCAGGGATCAATTTAAATGGCGCAATTTGCCGGTTATTGCGGTGACGGCCAAGGCGATGACAGGCGACCGGGAGAAATGCATCAATGCGGGCGCCTCCGATTACATTACCAAACCTGTGGACATTGACCAGCTGATGTCGCTGCTGAGAGTTTGGCTTTATGAGAAATTTTAGTAAAATATCCTCCCATTAACAAGATCCATAAGATGGATAAGAAGAAAGTACTGATCATAGACGACGACGCGAGGAACATTTTTGCCCTGAAAGCCACATTAAAGGCCAAAGGGTTCGATTGTGTGGCCTGTTCTGGCGCACCGGAAGCACTGGCATTGCTCAAAACCGACGCAGCAGCCGACGCCATACTTATTGATATGATGATGCCGGAAATGGATGGATATGAAGCCATTCCATTGATTAAAAAGATAGAGAACAGGCGAGAAACGCCTGTGTTTGCAGTAACTGCCCAGGCCATGGTGGGAGATCGGGAAAAATGCCTCAGAGCGGGGGCCGACGGTTATATTTCCAAACCAATAGATGTGGAAAAATTATTGCAGCTGCTGCGTGACATTTAACGGGCATGATTGAAGATGAAGACATAGAGCTTTTGCTGACCGATCTGTTCGACATTTACGGATACGACTTTACGAGCTATTCACGGGCGTCACTGAAAAGGCGGATTGTGCGATTATGCTCGCTCGATAAATTCCCAAGCTTCGCCGAGCTTCGTTATAAAGTACGTACGGACGTACATTACCTGAAACGGTTTGTGGAAGAAATCACCGTGAACGTGACTGAAATGTTCCGTGATCCGCTGTTTTACAAGGCTTTGAGAGAGGATGTTTTGCCGATTCTCGGGACAAAACCTTTTATCAGGATATGGCATGCGGGATGCTCCACCGGCGAGGAGGTCTACTCCATGTCTATTTTGCTTAAAGAGGCTGATCTGTTGAAAAAATCATTGCTATACGCAACAGACCTGAATCCGAGCGTACTCGAAAAAGTGAGAAAGGGGATTTTTCCTTTGAACCAGATGAAGCAGTATTCTGAGAGCTACATTGCGTCTGGCGGCCACAGGGATTTTTCAACTTACTATACCGCGAATTACGGTCAGGCCAAATTTGACAAGGAGCTGTCCGAAAAGATCATTATTTCAACGCATAACCTTGTGTCGGACAGCTCATTCAATGAATTTGACCTGATACTTTGCCGTAATGTGCTGATCTATTTTGACAAAGACCTGCAAGACAGGGTTTTGAAACTTTTCGACGACAGCCTGGGATCTCTGGGATACCTGGCTCTGGGAACCAAGGAAACGCTTAAATTTTCGGCTATACAAAATAAATTCAAGCAACTGAACCGGGAGAAAATATGGAAGAAAATAGTGTAAGCCAGCACTGTGAGCTCCTTCTGATCGGAGGGTCCGCAGGTAGCCTTGAAGTACTGTTTAAGCTGCTTCCCCAGCTGAGACCGGCACTGCCCTTCCCTGTTATCCTCGTACTCCACCGCCGGAATTCTGCCGAATCTTCTTTGTCCGAACTGCTTTCTACCAAAAGCACCGCTGTTACCGGGGAGGTCGAAGACAAAGACGTGATTGCGCCGGGCCACCTTTATCTCGCACCGGCCGATTATCATTTATTAATTGAAAAAGACCATTCCTTTTCGCTGGACGATTCTGAAAAAATCAATTTCAGCCGCCCGAGCATCGACGTTACTTTTGAATCCGCGGCGGAGGTATACGGGCCCGGTATTGTAGCATTATTATTGTCGGGAGCTAATGAAGACGGCACCCACGGGTTGCTGACGATCAAAGAAGCGGGCGGAAGAACGATTGCGCAAGATCCGGAAAGTGCACAAATGCCTTTCATGCCGCATTACGCCATGACACACCATGCGGTAGACCATGTTTTCGCCCCTCAGCAAATGGTGCATTTCATCAACAATCTTGCGTAATCGTTGATTTCTACCATAAAAGATAACATTGGTCCTTCTTTCTGATTGTATTTCTGGGGAAATTTGTACCAGGTTAAAACCTGAATGACACTCAGGAACCGTTCTTTAAACCAGTTACAGTCATGGCAAAGCCTAATAAATTATACAGCGTTTTATTCAACAAATGTCCGAGGTGCGGCGAGGGTGATTTCTTCATCACAAAAAGCGCATACAACCTGAAAAATTTTGACAAAATGAACAAACATTGTCCTAATTGCGGTGAAAACCTGGTTCCCGAGCCCGGCTTTTATCAGGGGGCATTGTATATGAGCTATGCGTTTTATGTCGCATTTATGGTGATCTATTTCCTGATCTTCGTCAATGTTTTTCCGAACTACCTTGACTATTTTCTGGCCAGTATCATCCCGATCCTGATCATTCTGACACCCTACTTTTACAGGCTCGCCAGGAGATCATGGCTTGCATTGTTCATCACACCAGAGTCTAAGAAAACGGCTTCCTGAGTAAAATTGAGGCACTAACCTACTCATCAGCTGACTTTTTCCGGAACTCTTCCGGTGTCATCCCTGCTTCCTTTTTGAAGAATTTGGTAAAATATGAATTGTCACTGAAGTTGAGCTGGTATGCAATTTCGGAGACCGTCAGGTCCAGATTGACCAATAGCCTTTTTGCTTCAAGAGTGATCCTGTTCCTGATGAGCTCACCGGCCTGCATGCCGATATGCTCCTTACATAGTGCATTGAGGTGATTGGGGGTCACATTGAGCATCTCCGCATACTCGCCTGGCAGACGATGCTTCGTATAGTTCCGTTCAATCAATTTCTGAAAATTCCCAATCACAGCATTCTTATGAAAAACCCCTTTCTGCCGCTGCTGCGTTGAAATGCTTTGTTCGATGGTCAGGAAAAGTTGCAGGAGCAACACCCTGATCATATCCTCCCGCAGCGCAGGACTTTGGCTGTACTGGCGCAGCAGCTCTTCAAATTGTTCTGCAATTTTTGGCCTGATATCAACCGCCAATTCCACCACATTCTGCCTGCTGTCTCCATTTAAAAAGGAAAAGAAATCGAGATAGTCAGGCTTCAAAAGAAACGAACGGAAAAATGATTCCGAGAAATTGACAACATATCCTTCCATTTCACCCTCAAAATTCCATGAATGCACCTGCCCCGGCAGCATGAAGTAGATCTGATATGACACTACTTCGAAATGGTGAAAATCGATGGTATGCTTCCCGCCCCCATCCGTAAAAAGTACCAGATGGTAAAAGCTGTGCCGGTGTGGAAAGACAAGGTTCTGATGTTCCTGCAAATATTCCGAGAACCTGCCGACCATAATGTCGTCGTCGCGGTATTCAGAAAGCGGGCCGATATCCAGGCGTGGAAAGGTTGATTGCATCGATTCAAAACTTTTTCTCCCGGGAAATATAGCACATTCCGGCTGTAAAATCTTTGTATCTTGTGCCGTTACTCCCCTAGCTTTTATGGCCGCACATTTAAAAACTTTTGTGTTGATCGCCACACTACTGGTCATTGCCATGGCCGCTACCGACCGTGCCAATCCCGGTATAGGCGTGCACCAAAGCATCGAACAGTTCCGTGCTGACTGTAAGGCATATGCCGGGAGCCTGAAGAAGCTGACCATAGCAGTAAAAAACATCGATTCGACACGATCAGAGACTGTTACGATAGCCAAAAGCGAACTCAGGAATAGTCGGCTGGCCTACAAAAAGATTGAATATTTTCTCGAATACTTCTTTTTTACCTCGTCACGAATTTACAATCGTGCTCCCAAAAATGAGATAGAAGAACCGTTTCTCGAATACCAGGAACCTGCCGGCATGCAGTATATGGAAGCGATGCTATACGAGGATTCGCCGGCAAAAAAAAAGCCAGAGCTGCTGCTCCAATGTAACCTGCTCAATGTGGCTGCCGACGATCTTACTTCCCTATTGTACCAGTTTCAGGCAAGCGACAAGCAGTTACTGGAAAGTGTAAGAATTCAACTAATCCGGATCATTGCGCTCGGTATCAGCGGCTTCGATGCACCATTGCTGAAAAGCGGGATCGATGAATCCTATGTTTCATTACAAAGTATTGCAAAAACACTCGAACCGTATTTGACCAAAACCAAAGAAGACAGTGTACAGTATTACCTGAAAAACACATTGTATTTTTTGAAACAAAACCCCGATTTCGATTCATTTGACAGGCTCTCGTTCCTCACCGATCATGCATTGCCGCTTCAAAAGCATTTGGGTCTGATGATCAGCCGAATGGGCCTGGATACCAATTCAGCCGGAATACTGAATTATCATGCGGAGCATCTGTTTATCTACAATGCATTTGAAGACCGGGCGTTTGGCCAAAATGTCCCTGCAAGCCAACTGGAAGTTGAACTAGGTAAAAAGCTGTTTTCCGAGGCAAAATTGTCCGGTAATGGTTCCAAAAGCTGCGCATCCTGCCATCAACCCGAGCAGTATTTTACGGACGGTTTACCCAAAAGCATTGGGCTAAATAATCATTCTGAGGTCAGGCGAAACGCTCCGTCATTATTGTACAGTGGCTACCAGCATAATCAGTTCTGGGATGGCCGCGCGAAAACATTGGAGGAACAAATTGCGACGGTTATGCAGGATTCAGTGGAAATGAATGGCAATCCGGCTGAAATAGCGGCGTCACTTTCCAAAGACCGGACTTACATTAAACTGTTTCGAAAGGCCGGTTTGATCAAAAAAAAGCAAGAGCTCACCGAGCAGCATTTGTATCGATCATTGGCTGCATTCATCCGAACATTAAAGCCATTCAATTCTGATTTCGATAAATATCTGGCCGGAGATAAAAGCGCATTGACGACAAGTCAGAAAAATGGGTTCAATCTGTTTATGGGCAAGGCACAATGTGGTACATGTCATTTTGCGCCCGTTTTTAATGGTCTGGTCCCTCCACTGTACAAGCTCACAGAATTTGAAATATTGGGGACAACATTGACCGACGATTTGGAAAAACCAGTAAATGATCCCGATAATGGCCGTTTTGACATCAGACCGACACCGTATTACAAAGGAGCATTTAAAACACCGACTGTCAGAAACGCTGCAAAAACTGCACCCTACATGCACCACGGCACTTTTGGCTCATTGGAAAAAGTCATTGAGTTTTATAACAAGGGCGGTGGCGGAGGATTAGGATTAGATGTTCCGCGTCAGACGCTTTCTACTATGGCGCTGAATTTGAACGAACAAGAAAAAACCGATCTGATATCTTTCCTGCATTCCCTAACAGACCATCTATGAAAATATTTTTGCTCTCGCTTTTTCTTCTTCTCAACTTCAACGGATTGGCACAAACGCTGATTCGCGGCCCGTATCTTCAATCCGCAACGTCAACCACCATGGTGATCCGATGGCGGACAGACCAGCCGACCAATAGCCGGGTTAAGTATGGGTTATCGCTTGACGCTATCAACGAAGTGATCGACAACAACGCTTCTGAGACCGAGCATGAGATAAAACTGACGGGCCTGAAACCAAAAACTAAATATTTTTATTCGATTGGATCCAGTACGACCGTGTATCAGGGTGATCCGGAAAATTATTTTGAGACGGCACCAGTCCCGGGAGCGACTGGAAAGTACAGGTTTGGCGTATTAGGGGACTGTGGAACGAACTCGGCAATTCAAGGCACAGTACGGGACAAGGTAGCCGCATATTTGGGTAGTAACTACATGAATGCCTGGCTGTTACTTGGAGACAATGCTTACCCGTTTGGTCGGGACGCAGAGTATCAGTCTGGCTTTTTCAATCATTACAAAGAAGGTTTCCTGAAACGGAACCCATTGTTTCCAAGTCCAGGCAACCACGATTACGATAATGACAATTTCGACCGGCAGAATGATCACAATGTAGCCTACTACAAGATTTTCACCATGCCGACGATGGGAGAAGCTGGCGGAGTTCCCTCCGAAACAGAGGCATTTTATTCGTGGGATTACGGCAATGTGCATTTTTTGTCATTGGATTCCTATGGCCGGGAGGATAATTCGACGAGGCTTTACGACACGCTAGGCAGGCAGGTAGAATGGATCAAGAAAGACCTGGCGGCGAACAAAAACAAGGACTGGGTGGTCGCATACTGGCATCATCCGCCGTATACAAAAGGTTCACACAACTCGGACACCGATCCTGAGTCAATGAAAGTCAGGGAAAATTTCATTCGCATCCTCGAAAGATACGGCGTGGATCTCATTCTCTGCGGCCATAGCCACGACTATGAACGCTCGCGACTAATCCAGGGCCACTACGGCAAGAGTGATACCTTCAATCCGGCTGTTCACAATGTCAGTTCTTCATCGGGTAAATATGACGGCTCGGCAGAATCTTGTCCATACATTAAAAAATCGGCGACCAATAACGGGACAGTTTACGTGGTGGCAGGTTCAGCAGGCCAGCTCGGCCACACTACCGACGGATTTCCGCACAAAGCCATGTACCATTCAGATGCAGAGCGCGGCGGCGGGCTCATTTTGGAGGTAGAAGGAAACCGCCTGGATGCTAAATGGATCGGTGTCGACGGGATCATTCATGACCAGTTTACGATAGAAAAAGACGTCAATAAAGAGTCCAGCTTCGAAATTGTTGCGGGTAAAAGTGTTGAATTGAAAGCATCTTTTATTGGAAAATATGT
The genomic region above belongs to Dyadobacter pollutisoli and contains:
- a CDS encoding helix-turn-helix domain-containing protein codes for the protein MQSTFPRLDIGPLSEYRDDDIMVGRFSEYLQEHQNLVFPHRHSFYHLVLFTDGGGKHTIDFHHFEVVSYQIYFMLPGQVHSWNFEGEMEGYVVNFSESFFRSFLLKPDYLDFFSFLNGDSRQNVVELAVDIRPKIAEQFEELLRQYSQSPALREDMIRVLLLQLFLTIEQSISTQQRQKGVFHKNAVIGNFQKLIERNYTKHRLPGEYAEMLNVTPNHLNALCKEHIGMQAGELIRNRITLEAKRLLVNLDLTVSEIAYQLNFSDNSYFTKFFKKEAGMTPEEFRKKSADE
- a CDS encoding cytochrome-c peroxidase, coding for MAAHLKTFVLIATLLVIAMAATDRANPGIGVHQSIEQFRADCKAYAGSLKKLTIAVKNIDSTRSETVTIAKSELRNSRLAYKKIEYFLEYFFFTSSRIYNRAPKNEIEEPFLEYQEPAGMQYMEAMLYEDSPAKKKPELLLQCNLLNVAADDLTSLLYQFQASDKQLLESVRIQLIRIIALGISGFDAPLLKSGIDESYVSLQSIAKTLEPYLTKTKEDSVQYYLKNTLYFLKQNPDFDSFDRLSFLTDHALPLQKHLGLMISRMGLDTNSAGILNYHAEHLFIYNAFEDRAFGQNVPASQLEVELGKKLFSEAKLSGNGSKSCASCHQPEQYFTDGLPKSIGLNNHSEVRRNAPSLLYSGYQHNQFWDGRAKTLEEQIATVMQDSVEMNGNPAEIAASLSKDRTYIKLFRKAGLIKKKQELTEQHLYRSLAAFIRTLKPFNSDFDKYLAGDKSALTTSQKNGFNLFMGKAQCGTCHFAPVFNGLVPPLYKLTEFEILGTTLTDDLEKPVNDPDNGRFDIRPTPYYKGAFKTPTVRNAAKTAPYMHHGTFGSLEKVIEFYNKGGGGGLGLDVPRQTLSTMALNLNEQEKTDLISFLHSLTDHL
- a CDS encoding purple acid phosphatase family protein, with protein sequence MKIFLLSLFLLLNFNGLAQTLIRGPYLQSATSTTMVIRWRTDQPTNSRVKYGLSLDAINEVIDNNASETEHEIKLTGLKPKTKYFYSIGSSTTVYQGDPENYFETAPVPGATGKYRFGVLGDCGTNSAIQGTVRDKVAAYLGSNYMNAWLLLGDNAYPFGRDAEYQSGFFNHYKEGFLKRNPLFPSPGNHDYDNDNFDRQNDHNVAYYKIFTMPTMGEAGGVPSETEAFYSWDYGNVHFLSLDSYGREDNSTRLYDTLGRQVEWIKKDLAANKNKDWVVAYWHHPPYTKGSHNSDTDPESMKVRENFIRILERYGVDLILCGHSHDYERSRLIQGHYGKSDTFNPAVHNVSSSSGKYDGSAESCPYIKKSATNNGTVYVVAGSAGQLGHTTDGFPHKAMYHSDAERGGGLILEVEGNRLDAKWIGVDGIIHDQFTIEKDVNKESSFEIVAGKSVELKASFIGKYVWNTGATTSAITVSPKDDTDFTVKDSENCVNDVFHVKVTHPQPIKLIAFSTAADADNLVTIKWISEFENEFSHFIIQRSTNAVDYQEIGQVKGGPNSTQVKNYEYIDQESPDLDVKADYYYRLKMVALDGRIEYSAIRAIKLREIILGNDPTILQSDIQIVPNPSSASQMQIKTADKVSLRAELTLIDISGRTHSTQKLTIEETPKPFLPGKMASGVYFLKVVVNGGVVVKKLVLN